From Triticum urartu cultivar G1812 chromosome 2, Tu2.1, whole genome shotgun sequence, a single genomic window includes:
- the LOC125536210 gene encoding dolichyl-diphosphooligosaccharide--protein glycosyltransferase subunit 4A-like has protein sequence MFDDQDLGFFTNFLGIFIFVLVHFVMEDPNYDN, from the coding sequence ATGTTTGACGACCAAGACCTGGGTTTCTTCACCAACTtcctgggcatcttcatctttgTGTTGGTCCACTTTGTGATGGAGGACCCGAACTACGACAACTGA